A window of Kyrpidia spormannii genomic DNA:
AAAGACCACCCTTCTGGAAAAGACGTTAGAAGGGCTAAAGGGGCGGATCAAGGCCGCGGTCCTGGTGGGGGACGTGCAAACGGACAATGACGCCCGGCGACTGGCGGGGCATGGGGCGGAGGTCAAGCAGATCGTCACCGGCGGGACGTGCCACCTGGAGGCTCACATGATCGAAAAGCACCTCGAAGCGGTGGACGGGGAAGACCTGGAACTTCTGATCATCGAAAATGTTGGAAACTTGGTCTGTCCGACCTCTTACGATCTCGGCGAGGACGGCAAGGTGGTGTTGGTCAGCGTGACGGAAGGTGAGGACAAACCGCTCAAGTATCCGGCCATCTTCCACAAAGCGAGGTTGGCGCTGATCACCAAAACGGACCTGGCTCCCCATCTCGACTGCGATCTCGAAGAGTTGCGCCGCAACATCACTGCGGTGAATGGCCAAATTGAAGTGCTTGAAGTGTCTGCCCGCACGGGCCAGGGGATGGAGGGCTGGCTGGAGTGGATTCTCACCCGGGCGGCAGAAAAACGTGGTGTGGCACCCCGGGAATCGGAGGAAGGCGCCCGGGCATGACCGAGCGGGTGCGGGTGACAGTGGCGGGGACGGTGCAGGGGGTGGGGTTCCGCCCCTTCGTGTACCGCTTGGCCTCGGAGATAGGGCTCACGGGAGAAGTGTGTAACCGGGGGTCCATCGTCACCGTGGATGTGGAGGGGTGCGGTGGAGATCTTGCCCAGTTTTTGCGTCGACTTCAGAGCGAGGCTCCCCCGGCAGCCCGGATCGACGATCTCGGGGTGGAACGACTCCGCCCAGTGGGTTACCAAGATTTAAAAATTGTATCGTCCGAGGACGGAGACCGGGTTTCGTTTGGTATTCCGGCGGATTTAGCGATTTGTCCCGATTGTCTCCGGGACATGGCGGAGCCAACCAGCCGCTACTATCGATATCCCTTTACGTCTTGCACCCAGTGCGGTCCCCGGTATACCGTGTCCAAGCGGCTGCCCTTCGACCGGGA
This region includes:
- the hypB gene encoding hydrogenase nickel incorporation protein HypB, with the translated sequence MKVDVNRSVLEANNEIAERLRDTWRSRGIFVLNLISSPGSGKTTLLEKTLEGLKGRIKAAVLVGDVQTDNDARRLAGHGAEVKQIVTGGTCHLEAHMIEKHLEAVDGEDLELLIIENVGNLVCPTSYDLGEDGKVVLVSVTEGEDKPLKYPAIFHKARLALITKTDLAPHLDCDLEELRRNITAVNGQIEVLEVSARTGQGMEGWLEWILTRAAEKRGVAPRESEEGARA